One segment of Synergistaceae bacterium DNA contains the following:
- the ftsY gene encoding signal recognition particle-docking protein FtsY, which translates to MALFAKLRESLKTVREKWSGGIAKLFTAGKFDSDFWDNLEEQLIAGDTGLDFTEEMIDFLKAESKRRGIKSPADLKDSFTAKIVDELNSVSGMGQPFSLEHRPLVLLMAGVNGSGKTTSSGKLAALYAKQGKKVIMAAADTFRAAAVEQLKVWAERAGVRVIAQGQGSDPAAVAFDAWKSAESSNTDVLIVDTAGRLHDKHNLMEELRKIHRILLREAGSERLETVLVLDAVLGQNSAAQAETFNSIIPVTSIILTKYDNTAKGGVVISIARKLHIPVRYIGLGEGADDLNTFSPEDFANALMEINP; encoded by the coding sequence ATGGCATTGTTCGCAAAACTCCGGGAAAGCCTCAAGACTGTCCGGGAAAAATGGAGCGGCGGAATCGCAAAATTGTTCACTGCCGGAAAATTTGACTCCGATTTCTGGGACAACCTAGAAGAACAGCTCATAGCGGGCGACACTGGGCTTGACTTCACAGAAGAAATGATTGACTTCCTCAAAGCCGAGTCAAAGCGCAGAGGCATAAAATCTCCCGCAGACCTCAAAGACTCATTCACCGCAAAAATTGTTGACGAATTAAATTCCGTCAGCGGCATGGGACAGCCTTTCAGCCTCGAACATAGGCCGCTAGTCCTTCTCATGGCCGGGGTGAACGGAAGCGGCAAAACTACATCATCCGGCAAACTTGCGGCACTTTACGCCAAGCAGGGCAAGAAAGTCATAATGGCGGCGGCTGATACATTCCGTGCGGCGGCTGTCGAACAGCTCAAAGTATGGGCAGAAAGAGCCGGAGTCCGCGTAATAGCGCAGGGGCAGGGCAGTGATCCTGCGGCGGTTGCTTTTGACGCATGGAAGTCGGCTGAGTCCTCAAATACTGACGTGCTTATAGTCGACACGGCAGGGAGGCTTCACGACAAACATAACCTGATGGAGGAACTACGGAAGATTCACCGCATATTACTGCGCGAGGCAGGGAGCGAAAGACTCGAAACAGTATTAGTGCTTGACGCTGTATTAGGGCAAAATTCTGCGGCGCAGGCTGAGACGTTCAACAGCATAATACCCGTAACATCTATCATCCTCACAAAGTACGACAACACAGCAAAAGGCGGAGTCGTCATCTCAATAGCAAGAAAACTTCATATCCCCGTGCGTTATATAGGACTCGGCGAGGGAGCTGACGACCTTAACACGTTCAGCCCGGAAGATTTCGCCAATGCCCTTATGGAAATTAATCCGTGA
- a CDS encoding DUF4416 family protein yields MREPEVKRITGILYPDENLLAWTVERLTEIWGNPEIMSHPVPFNKTNYYDEISPNLKRVFLCFPGLVNASGLADWKHQAIDIEAMSRKPVRAVNIDPGYIDGARLILASTKDHAHRIYLRDGIFAEVTMRYRFRKWASFDYTFPDFASGVYDEFLSAVRKLWLKESRQPHSVCV; encoded by the coding sequence ATGAGAGAGCCGGAAGTCAAGAGAATCACCGGGATTTTGTACCCTGATGAAAATTTGCTTGCGTGGACTGTCGAACGCCTGACAGAAATCTGGGGTAATCCTGAAATTATGAGTCATCCTGTACCATTCAACAAGACAAATTATTATGACGAAATTTCGCCGAACCTGAAGCGTGTTTTTCTTTGCTTTCCGGGACTCGTGAACGCTTCCGGGCTTGCTGACTGGAAACATCAGGCAATCGATATTGAGGCCATGAGCCGAAAACCTGTCAGGGCGGTGAACATTGACCCAGGATATATTGACGGTGCGAGGCTGATTCTTGCGTCAACAAAAGACCACGCCCACAGAATATATTTGAGGGACGGAATTTTTGCTGAGGTAACAATGCGCTACAGGTTCAGGAAATGGGCGAGCTTTGATTACACTTTTCCCGATTTCGCAAGCGGAGTGTATGATGAATTTCTGTCGGCTGTGCGAAAATTATGGCTGAAGGAAAGCAGGCAGCCTCATTCCGTGTGCGTTTGA
- a CDS encoding ABC transporter ATP-binding protein, with amino-acid sequence MLKVDGLNVNYGAIHAVRDVSLEINKGEIVTLIGANGAGKSSVIRSIMGLTKSTAREMTYTSPRDNKSVNIAGRPAEDHVKLGISLSPEGRRILPQLTVEENLALGAYIRDDSDGIAADMDYVYTLFPRLKERHRQKGGTLSGGEQQMLAVGRALMSRPDLLMLDEPSLGLAPVLVDEVFEIIREINAQGRTILLVEQNAFAALKAAHRAYVLEVGAVSLSGTGSELLNNPKVRAAYLGG; translated from the coding sequence ATGCTGAAAGTTGACGGCCTCAATGTGAATTACGGGGCAATACATGCAGTGCGAGATGTCTCACTCGAAATCAACAAGGGGGAAATTGTAACCCTCATAGGCGCGAACGGTGCAGGGAAGTCAAGCGTAATCCGCTCAATAATGGGACTGACGAAATCAACCGCCCGCGAAATGACCTACACATCACCCCGCGACAATAAGTCCGTGAATATCGCAGGCCGTCCCGCAGAAGATCATGTGAAGCTCGGAATATCATTGAGTCCCGAAGGCCGCAGAATACTCCCTCAGCTTACGGTTGAGGAGAATTTAGCGTTAGGGGCATATATACGTGATGACTCTGACGGGATAGCCGCTGATATGGATTATGTGTATACGCTTTTCCCCCGCCTGAAGGAACGACACAGGCAGAAGGGCGGAACATTGTCCGGCGGTGAGCAGCAGATGTTAGCGGTTGGGCGGGCATTGATGAGCCGTCCTGACCTGCTTATGCTTGATGAGCCGAGTTTGGGACTTGCGCCGGTTCTTGTTGATGAGGTGTTCGAGATTATCCGGGAGATTAACGCGCAGGGGAGAACGATATTGCTTGTGGAGCAGAATGCTTTTGCCGCATTGAAGGCCGCGCACCGGGCGTATGTTCTTGAGGTTGGTGCGGTGAGTCTGTCGGGTACCGGCTCGGAACTGCTGAACAATCCGAAAGTGAGGGCGGCATATCTGGGAGGCTGA
- a CDS encoding ABC transporter ATP-binding protein: MREFTWDIFFPRRKAHPKTETPSSDSVLEVRNVTLRFGGLSAIDDLSFDIKRGQIMGLIGPNGAGKTSAFNVISGFYKPTSGTIKFMGESIGGLSPDKVCRAGMSRTFQNIRLFGHETVLQNVMTGSRIRQKYSWWMTLAPFIFTDVIREDSAAKARAMDLLSQLGLDGFAYEKASSLPYGAQRRLEIARALATRPKFLLLDEPAAGMNPQESEELLQFIRRLRDEFDLTILLIEHDMKVVMNVCDYIHVLDQGVHIAEGTPEEIKANPRVIEAYLGADPSASDPSVSKLTPPLTQESDPSVSKLTPPLVRGDEMPKGGIA; encoded by the coding sequence ATGCGCGAGTTCACGTGGGATATATTTTTCCCAAGACGCAAAGCACATCCCAAAACTGAGACTCCCTCGTCTGACTCGGTGCTTGAAGTCCGCAACGTAACATTGAGATTCGGCGGTCTGTCGGCGATTGATGACCTAAGTTTTGACATTAAGCGCGGTCAGATAATGGGACTCATCGGCCCTAACGGAGCGGGGAAAACATCTGCCTTCAACGTCATAAGCGGGTTCTACAAGCCGACATCAGGAACGATAAAATTCATGGGAGAGTCGATCGGAGGATTAAGCCCGGATAAAGTCTGTCGTGCGGGAATGAGCCGGACATTTCAGAATATACGCTTGTTCGGCCATGAAACAGTATTGCAGAACGTTATGACAGGCTCGCGGATACGTCAAAAATATTCGTGGTGGATGACGTTAGCCCCGTTCATATTCACGGACGTAATACGCGAGGACTCAGCCGCTAAAGCCAGGGCGATGGACTTGCTTTCACAGCTTGGGCTTGATGGTTTTGCTTACGAGAAAGCGTCCTCACTGCCATACGGAGCGCAGAGACGGCTAGAAATTGCGCGGGCATTGGCGACACGTCCGAAATTTTTGCTTCTTGACGAACCCGCCGCCGGAATGAATCCGCAGGAGTCAGAAGAGCTTTTGCAGTTCATACGGAGACTGCGAGATGAATTTGACCTGACAATATTACTGATTGAGCATGATATGAAGGTTGTGATGAATGTGTGCGACTATATTCACGTGCTTGATCAGGGAGTCCACATAGCCGAGGGAACGCCGGAGGAAATCAAAGCCAATCCGCGAGTCATAGAGGCGTATTTAGGAGCTGACCCCTCCGCCAGCGACCCCTCTGTGAGCAAGCTGACACCTCCCCTTACGCAGGAGAGCGACCCCTCCGTCAGCAAGCTGACACCTCCCCTTGTCAGGGGAGACGAAATGCCGAAAGGGGGCATAGCATAA
- a CDS encoding branched-chain amino acid ABC transporter permease — MNLNIFIQHFINALSLGSLYGLVAVGYTMVYGILRLINFAHGDIFMLGAYFVYFATIVYHLPWAVGVIIAVILTTICGLLVDRIAYKPLREAPRISALISAIGVSFFIENFAVVVFTGMPRPVVQPPILMKPIEFSGGVRLIPLGILVPVVSFLLVGGLLWLLYCTKPGLAMRAISFDIEATRMMGVSVNKIIALAFGLGSALAAVAGIMWALRYPRVEPFMGMTPGIKAFIAAVFGGIGSVPGAMIGGLILGFVEIMSVAFFPTLSGYKDAFAFLLLIMILLFRPTGLLGEKLEDKI, encoded by the coding sequence TTGAACTTAAATATATTCATTCAGCATTTCATTAACGCATTGAGTCTCGGCTCACTTTACGGGCTTGTTGCTGTGGGCTATACAATGGTCTACGGAATTTTGAGGCTCATAAATTTCGCTCACGGCGATATATTCATGCTGGGCGCGTATTTCGTCTACTTTGCGACAATCGTCTACCATCTCCCTTGGGCTGTCGGCGTAATCATTGCTGTAATCCTCACGACAATTTGCGGACTCCTCGTTGACCGAATCGCCTACAAGCCATTGCGGGAAGCTCCGAGAATCTCTGCCCTAATCAGCGCGATAGGAGTATCATTCTTCATCGAAAATTTCGCGGTTGTTGTGTTCACTGGAATGCCGCGGCCTGTCGTACAGCCTCCGATTCTCATGAAGCCTATCGAGTTTTCCGGCGGTGTCAGGCTGATTCCTCTTGGGATTCTCGTGCCGGTAGTGTCGTTCCTGCTAGTCGGTGGACTCTTGTGGCTCTTGTACTGCACAAAGCCGGGACTGGCTATGCGGGCTATATCGTTCGACATTGAAGCAACAAGGATGATGGGCGTATCAGTCAACAAAATTATAGCTCTTGCGTTCGGGCTTGGGTCTGCGCTTGCGGCTGTGGCGGGAATAATGTGGGCATTGCGTTACCCTCGTGTTGAGCCGTTCATGGGAATGACTCCGGGAATAAAGGCATTTATCGCGGCTGTTTTCGGGGGAATTGGCTCGGTGCCGGGCGCGATGATAGGGGGATTAATTCTCGGCTTTGTTGAAATTATGTCGGTTGCGTTCTTCCCGACTCTTTCGGGGTATAAGGATGCTTTCGCGTTCCTCCTGCTGATAATGATACTGCTATTCCGTCCTACGGGGTTACTTGGCGAGAAATTGGAGGACAAAATATAA
- a CDS encoding ABC transporter substrate-binding protein, producing the protein MRKISAALMLVLMLTSCAFAADDVIRVGVFNCLTGQNAFGGQLELEGTQLAHSLFPEIAGKKVELVIVDNKSDKVEAANAVTRLIENDKVNAIIGTYGSSLAMAGGEVAEKAGVPVIGTSCTNPLVTQGKKFYFRVCFIDPFQGAGAATYAFRHLGLKKAATLVDMSNDYSVGLGKFFRDSFKKMGGEIVASLMYQTGDTDFTAQLTSLMEAKPDIVFLPAYFAEGAIVLKQAKELGATFKFIGADAMDNPEIVTLGGDAVEGFMHTTFAYDPSMPEMNDTAKAFTEAWNKVHPDKAPNVNCALGYDCYIMLKDAIERAGSTDPARIRDTLETVKDLPTVTGMTTINATHDAEKDMGIVEIKNGKKTFIGIVKPEV; encoded by the coding sequence ATGCGTAAAATTTCAGCGGCGTTAATGCTCGTGTTAATGCTCACTTCCTGCGCTTTTGCGGCTGACGATGTGATAAGGGTCGGAGTCTTCAACTGCCTGACGGGGCAAAATGCTTTCGGCGGACAGCTTGAGCTTGAGGGAACGCAGTTAGCACACTCGTTATTCCCCGAAATCGCCGGGAAGAAAGTCGAGCTTGTCATAGTCGACAACAAGTCAGACAAGGTAGAGGCCGCCAACGCCGTAACACGCCTCATCGAGAATGACAAAGTGAACGCGATAATCGGCACATACGGCTCATCGCTGGCTATGGCCGGGGGAGAAGTCGCAGAGAAAGCCGGAGTCCCCGTAATCGGAACATCATGCACGAATCCTCTTGTGACTCAGGGCAAAAAGTTCTATTTCCGCGTCTGCTTCATTGACCCGTTTCAGGGCGCGGGGGCGGCGACATACGCATTCAGGCATTTGGGACTCAAGAAGGCCGCTACCCTCGTTGACATGTCGAATGATTACAGCGTTGGACTCGGAAAATTCTTCCGCGACTCCTTCAAGAAAATGGGCGGGGAAATTGTCGCAAGCCTCATGTATCAGACCGGCGACACGGATTTTACAGCCCAGCTCACAAGCCTTATGGAGGCAAAGCCGGATATAGTGTTCCTCCCTGCATATTTCGCGGAGGGCGCAATTGTCCTCAAGCAGGCCAAAGAACTCGGCGCAACGTTCAAATTTATCGGTGCTGACGCAATGGACAACCCCGAAATCGTTACGCTCGGCGGGGACGCTGTAGAAGGCTTCATGCATACGACATTTGCCTATGACCCCTCAATGCCCGAAATGAACGACACCGCAAAGGCATTCACAGAGGCATGGAACAAAGTCCACCCCGACAAAGCCCCTAACGTAAACTGCGCTCTGGGTTACGACTGCTACATAATGCTGAAGGACGCAATCGAGAGAGCCGGAAGCACCGACCCCGCAAGAATCCGCGACACTCTCGAAACCGTGAAAGACCTTCCGACAGTTACAGGAATGACGACAATCAACGCCACCCATGACGCAGAGAAAGACATGGGAATCGTTGAGATAAAGAACGGGAAAAAGACATTTATCGGAATCGTGAAGCCTGAAGTGTAA
- a CDS encoding DUF3089 domain-containing protein, with protein sequence MRKISAALILVLMFGACAFAGNAPDYSQRASWYKFPEITKDADTFYINSTSYVFDSLKEDSPEYAPLDNEEMLARFPEEYSAHATVFEECTNIFMPYYRQAGMIVMKKSWLETGDIDAAISGIPYSDITAALDYYFTNCNNGRPFIIAGHSQGSALVRLVLKKYFAEHPDYYKRMIAAYVIGYSVTKDDLKNCPHLKFATGETDTGVVISWNTEGSMNVKQNASNIVVLSGAISINPLNWKLDETYAPASENLGSLIVNEKGEHVIADIGADAQINLARGVLVTNAKADPMPEEAARITLEYFGPDVRHDNDYTFYYSNIKANVAKRVAAYMSLHAAE encoded by the coding sequence ATGCGTAAAATTTCAGCGGCGTTAATTCTCGTGTTAATGTTCGGTGCCTGCGCTTTTGCGGGGAATGCTCCCGATTATTCACAAAGGGCGAGCTGGTACAAGTTCCCGGAAATCACAAAGGACGCTGATACGTTCTATATCAACTCAACATCGTATGTATTCGACAGCCTGAAAGAAGATTCACCCGAATATGCTCCGCTCGACAATGAAGAAATGTTAGCGCGGTTTCCGGAAGAATATTCAGCTCACGCAACTGTGTTCGAGGAATGCACAAATATATTCATGCCGTATTACCGTCAGGCGGGAATGATAGTCATGAAAAAATCCTGGCTTGAGACTGGCGATATTGACGCGGCAATTTCAGGAATACCCTACAGCGACATAACAGCCGCGCTTGATTACTACTTCACGAACTGCAACAACGGAAGGCCGTTCATCATCGCAGGACACAGCCAAGGGTCAGCACTCGTAAGACTCGTACTCAAAAAATATTTTGCTGAACATCCCGATTACTACAAACGAATGATCGCCGCTTACGTCATAGGCTACTCAGTAACAAAAGATGACCTGAAAAATTGCCCGCATTTGAAGTTTGCGACAGGTGAGACTGACACGGGAGTTGTCATCAGCTGGAACACAGAAGGCTCAATGAATGTAAAGCAAAACGCCTCGAATATTGTAGTACTTTCGGGAGCAATCAGCATTAACCCTCTGAACTGGAAGCTCGATGAGACTTACGCACCCGCAAGCGAAAATTTAGGCTCGCTCATTGTGAACGAAAAGGGAGAACACGTAATCGCTGACATAGGTGCAGACGCGCAAATAAATCTTGCACGCGGTGTTTTGGTAACGAACGCAAAAGCCGACCCAATGCCGGAAGAAGCCGCAAGAATCACACTGGAATATTTCGGGCCGGACGTAAGACACGATAACGATTACACGTTCTACTACAGCAACATCAAAGCCAACGTCGCAAAACGAGTCGCGGCTTATATGTCCCTTCATGCCGCCGAGTAA
- a CDS encoding DUF3089 domain-containing protein has product MRKISAALILVLMFGACAFAGNAPDYSQKENWCRFPEITKNADTFFIYPTEYMGFKEGDPDYAPLDNDEMRQGAEACYILQASAYEDSTNVFMPYYRQVSLKHAGEVWKKTGESDAVFSGIPYSDITAALDYYFTNCNGGRPFIIAGHSQGSAITRLVLKKYFREHPEYYSRMIAAYVIGYSVTEDDLKSFPHLKFAEGETDTGVIISWNTEGKKNVEGNVKTAVLLPGAVSINPLNWKRDETYAPASENLGSLVLNEKTGKLEIGDVGADAQIVLSRGTVVTNAEIEPMPEELAKVAGDFFGPDGRHESDYTFYYSNIKANAAKRVAAYMSLHAAE; this is encoded by the coding sequence ATGCGTAAAATTTCAGCGGCGTTAATTCTCGTGTTAATGTTCGGTGCTTGCGCTTTTGCGGGGAATGCTCCCGATTATTCGCAGAAGGAAAACTGGTGCAGATTCCCGGAAATCACAAAGAACGCTGATACGTTTTTCATCTACCCAACAGAATATATGGGCTTCAAAGAAGGCGATCCCGATTACGCGCCGCTCGACAATGACGAAATGAGGCAGGGTGCGGAAGCGTGCTACATTTTGCAGGCAAGTGCATACGAGGACTCAACAAATGTATTCATGCCGTACTATAGGCAGGTCAGCTTAAAGCACGCAGGGGAAGTCTGGAAAAAGACCGGGGAAAGCGACGCAGTATTTTCAGGAATACCCTACAGCGACATAACAGCCGCGCTTGATTACTACTTCACGAACTGCAACGGGGGTAGGCCGTTCATCATCGCAGGACACAGTCAGGGATCAGCCATAACAAGACTCGTCCTCAAAAAATACTTCAGGGAGCATCCCGAATACTACAGCCGAATGATAGCCGCTTACGTCATAGGCTACTCCGTAACAGAAGACGACCTCAAATCATTTCCGCACCTGAAATTCGCGGAAGGTGAGACCGACACGGGAGTCATCATCAGCTGGAACACTGAGGGCAAAAAGAATGTTGAAGGGAATGTAAAGACCGCTGTATTATTGCCGGGCGCAGTCAGTATCAACCCGCTGAACTGGAAGCGCGATGAGACTTACGCCCCTGCAAGCGAGAATCTCGGCTCTCTCGTTCTGAACGAAAAGACAGGCAAACTTGAAATTGGCGATGTTGGAGCAGACGCGCAGATTGTTCTTTCACGCGGAACAGTCGTAACGAACGCCGAAATCGAGCCAATGCCGGAGGAATTAGCCAAGGTTGCCGGAGATTTCTTTGGCCCTGACGGCAGGCACGAAAGCGATTACACGTTCTACTACAGCAACATCAAAGCCAACGCAGCAAAACGAGTCGCGGCTTATATGTCCCTTCATGCCGCCGAGTAA
- a CDS encoding S8 family serine peptidase — protein sequence MKRKIFALSVFAVMILSCPAFSETYAKGEALAVFRVPEGVSVSSASDRVIQAAEEIGASVAETYEALSEIDGGIFVLVRSQEKSAEELISALKARPDVITASPNYYTRSQSFEASAFPDDPSADLCWGLKAINAPAVWDSTKGTHYIYACVVDSGIYRHPDLTANIATEYGFNTHTVSGEYDLRNVSWDADFQGHGTHVAGTIGAVGNNNLGVAGVNWNVKIIPVRVFDTENAYETINYEIRALNYIVSLLRRDSDMRLAALNFSLGAALPFTPDEMRNDVYYMAYQALDSLNRTLIVVAAGNSGLQVGAPAPFDDPSDSNVFKEGMYDYPSSFTGLNNLIVVGAIDSADKAASFTNWGEKVDIAAPGVRILSTYSPIAIEGKNPAMYKYLNGTSMATPHVTGAAALLMSAFPNAEPRQIKSALLDGANRDINPVVYPYTYAVPTDEELVAEVDKMIARGKISPDKRADEINSLKVRYEFIYGRYKQLDGAGRVSRTGLLDVKAAYDLLEKRSRGSGSSSGCSMGAGTVLVILAVGFILRRIKFHA from the coding sequence ATGAAGAGAAAAATTTTTGCGCTGTCAGTTTTTGCTGTGATGATTCTTTCCTGCCCTGCGTTTTCTGAGACTTACGCAAAGGGCGAGGCTCTAGCGGTTTTCCGTGTGCCTGAAGGGGTAAGCGTATCGTCGGCAAGCGACAGAGTCATTCAGGCGGCGGAGGAGATTGGCGCGTCAGTGGCTGAAACTTACGAGGCATTGTCCGAAATTGACGGCGGAATATTCGTTCTTGTGCGTTCGCAGGAAAAGTCAGCGGAGGAATTAATTTCTGCCCTCAAAGCCCGCCCGGACGTAATCACAGCATCGCCGAACTATTACACCCGGAGTCAGTCGTTCGAGGCTTCAGCATTTCCCGATGACCCTAGCGCGGATTTATGCTGGGGACTGAAGGCCATAAACGCCCCGGCGGTGTGGGACAGCACAAAGGGGACTCACTACATTTACGCCTGCGTTGTTGACTCAGGAATATACCGGCACCCGGACTTGACGGCCAATATTGCGACAGAGTACGGCTTCAACACACATACAGTAAGCGGAGAATATGACCTGCGTAATGTGAGCTGGGACGCTGATTTTCAGGGTCATGGGACTCACGTTGCGGGGACAATCGGCGCGGTCGGAAATAATAATCTCGGTGTCGCCGGGGTAAATTGGAACGTGAAAATTATCCCCGTGAGAGTTTTCGACACAGAGAACGCTTACGAGACAATCAACTACGAAATACGCGCCCTGAATTACATCGTGAGCCTTCTCCGCAGGGACTCTGATATGAGGCTGGCCGCGCTGAATTTCTCGCTGGGTGCTGCTCTTCCCTTCACGCCTGACGAAATGCGGAATGATGTCTACTACATGGCATATCAGGCACTCGACTCCCTCAACAGGACGTTGATTGTAGTTGCCGCCGGAAACTCAGGGCTTCAGGTTGGCGCGCCTGCACCGTTTGACGATCCCAGCGACAGTAACGTCTTTAAGGAAGGAATGTACGATTATCCCTCGTCATTCACCGGGCTGAACAACCTTATTGTAGTGGGAGCTATAGATTCGGCGGACAAGGCAGCGTCTTTCACGAACTGGGGCGAAAAAGTAGACATAGCCGCGCCGGGAGTCAGAATCCTTAGCACTTACTCCCCGATTGCAATAGAAGGCAAAAACCCGGCCATGTACAAATATTTGAACGGGACATCAATGGCAACACCTCATGTTACGGGAGCGGCGGCCTTGCTGATGTCGGCATTCCCGAACGCAGAGCCTAGACAGATAAAATCAGCCCTTCTTGACGGGGCGAACAGGGACATTAATCCGGTTGTGTATCCCTATACTTACGCCGTACCGACAGATGAGGAGTTAGTCGCGGAAGTTGACAAAATGATAGCAAGGGGGAAAATTTCCCCTGACAAGCGCGCTGATGAGATAAACTCCCTTAAAGTGAGGTATGAGTTCATTTACGGGCGTTACAAGCAACTTGACGGAGCCGGGAGAGTCAGCCGGACGGGGCTTCTTGACGTGAAAGCGGCGTATGACCTTCTCGAAAAGCGTTCACGCGGGAGCGGGTCATCATCCGGGTGCAGTATGGGAGCGGGGACGGTGCTTGTGATTCTTGCGGTGGGATTCATTCTCAGGCGGATAAAATTCCATGCATGA
- a CDS encoding MATE family efflux transporter, translating to MPKISHVKDMTDGTIWKHLISFAFPLFVGNIFQQLYNTVDSIVVGNFVGADALGAVTSTIPIVITLIGLFIGLAMGASVVISQYFGAKDIPSLRKATHTAVVSTIIMALVISALGYFSTPHLLRMMNTPESVFREAVVYLQIFSLGLGGTMLYNMGSAILRAVGDSKRPLYFLILASVLNIFLDLLFVIKFKSGVAGVAYATIISQLVSGLIIFAILFRSHEVHSLTWHEMRIDTKILRRIIAIGFPAGFQMAVTSFSNVFVQAYINSYGAASTAGWGIYARVDAFVILPTQSMAMAVTTFVGQNAGARNPDRIRKGLLQGLCISWSISACIIMCLYIFAPNIAGLFNQDSAVIGFAVLFLRLNSIFDPVNATNQIQAGALRGVGDSKSPMMIMLMSFVVFRQIYLFIISRLTESVYFIAIGYPLGWFVCTVLMTLHIKRAGWDKKIAALR from the coding sequence TTGCCAAAAATTTCACACGTAAAAGACATGACAGACGGAACAATATGGAAACATTTAATCAGTTTCGCGTTTCCTCTGTTTGTCGGCAATATCTTTCAGCAGCTATACAATACAGTAGACAGCATAGTAGTCGGAAATTTCGTAGGGGCTGACGCTCTCGGCGCGGTAACATCAACAATCCCAATCGTGATTACGTTAATCGGACTGTTTATCGGGCTGGCAATGGGCGCAAGCGTGGTAATCTCGCAGTATTTCGGCGCGAAAGACATTCCCAGCCTCCGCAAGGCCACTCACACCGCAGTAGTCTCAACAATAATCATGGCTCTTGTGATTTCCGCCTTGGGCTATTTTTCGACTCCTCACCTGCTCCGCATGATGAATACTCCTGAGTCAGTCTTCCGTGAAGCTGTAGTGTACCTGCAAATATTCTCGCTTGGACTGGGCGGGACTATGCTATACAACATGGGAAGCGCGATTCTCCGGGCGGTCGGTGACTCAAAACGGCCTCTGTATTTCCTCATATTAGCGTCAGTGCTGAATATATTTCTTGATTTGCTGTTCGTCATAAAATTTAAGTCGGGCGTTGCGGGAGTCGCTTATGCCACAATAATATCTCAGTTAGTCTCAGGCTTGATTATATTCGCGATACTGTTCAGGAGTCATGAAGTCCATAGTCTGACATGGCACGAGATGAGAATAGACACGAAAATATTACGCAGGATTATTGCCATTGGATTCCCCGCAGGATTTCAGATGGCCGTAACATCATTCTCAAACGTCTTTGTACAGGCATATATCAACTCATACGGGGCGGCCTCGACAGCAGGATGGGGAATCTATGCCCGCGTTGACGCTTTCGTGATTCTCCCGACTCAGAGCATGGCAATGGCTGTAACAACTTTTGTCGGACAGAACGCCGGAGCAAGGAACCCCGACAGAATCCGCAAAGGACTCCTTCAGGGGCTGTGCATATCGTGGAGCATTTCCGCATGTATCATTATGTGCCTGTACATTTTCGCGCCGAATATCGCAGGGCTGTTCAACCAGGATTCCGCCGTCATCGGATTCGCGGTGTTGTTCCTGAGACTCAACAGCATATTTGACCCCGTGAACGCAACGAATCAGATACAGGCCGGGGCGTTAAGGGGAGTCGGCGACTCTAAGAGTCCCATGATGATAATGCTAATGTCGTTCGTAGTGTTCCGGCAGATATATTTATTTATCATATCGCGTTTGACTGAGTCGGTATACTTTATAGCTATCGGCTATCCTCTCGGCTGGTTTGTATGCACCGTGTTAATGACTCTTCACATAAAGCGGGCCGGCTGGGACAAAAAAATAGCAGCGTTACGATAA